GAAACTTTACAGGTTCACTTAAACGTTGTTGTTCTGCAAGAGATTCTTCTTTTGGACGTTTTTCGTATTTCAACTCATCACTACATTTCTCAAGAAGATATACACCTTTCTTATTGTTAATTAAAATTACAGAAACCCCTTTTTTATCCATCCATTCAGGAGCGTACTTTTCAATTCCCCAGTAATCTGCAATTGTGATATCTGATGCACGATATATATCTGTAAATCGACATTTTTCGCAAGAGGGACGCATGATCGTCTTTTCTCCAAAGAAAAGTTGATAGAATCTTTTATCGTTATGGAGCTCTTGGCTATGGGAAGTGGTAAATAGAAATGTTTTGTTGCTGTTTTCCCGGCTCCAATCAATGAATTTAGAGCGAAATTGAATACTGGTTAGCTTTCCTCCATATTCTTTTTCCAATAGTCTTTTATAATCCTCCCAAATCAAAGGGCTGGGAATGCTGTGACAAATCAAATCACATAGGTATAGATTCTCAATCAATGGCGAATCACCCATATATCCCCTCAGTCCTGCGCTTTGGCATGGCGTTCCAGTAAAGAGTACCTTTCTTTTATTGTATAAGTCCTTTTTTATTTGCTGAAAAATATCCTCTAGGTTGCTTTGTACATACTTAGATATCCTCATTCGATTTCGTTGCTGGTAATTTTCTGCTCTCTTATGTAATACACGGAATTCATCGTCGTAGTCAGCACCATAAACTACGCCATCTTCCCGAAGTATTGCATCGGAAATTGCTGTGAAGACTCCTCCAGATGTGGAATTCATTAAAACTTCTTCTGATTTATGTTTAGCTACAAAAAATTCCGGTATAGTCTTTTCTTTATAACCTCCATCACAAATTAGAGGACAAACATTTACGCAGCTATGACAATCCACGCATAATGTTTGATCTATAATGGGGTATAAAAACCCCTCTTCGTCTGGTTGCATATAAATTGCCTGTGTAGGACAAATGTTATAACATGCACTACAACTGCAACAATTCTCTTTTTTAAAATAAACTCTCTCCATGATAATGCTCCCTCTTATTTTGAAAAAATATAAATTGGTTTCTAAAAATGCTTGCCAGTGAATAACCATAGTTTTATATTAATATAAATTGTTATATCAGACAAATGAATTATTTTTATTAATAGCATCAGACATACCGATAGCTGTATCAGGAATACTATTATAGGGGTAGGGGGTGTTCTAGAAACAAAACTAAGGAGAACTTGAAAACTGTAGAAATTAGGAATTATCATATTGAATGTTATCATAAATGATAAAATGATTATTTAAAATCCTTTTAAATACTAATATGCAGAAACTACATTTATAGTTTTAAATCAGCGTTTTCATTCAAAAGCAAAATTAAAAAGGCGTTGGTAAAGATATATCAGCTATAGCTAAAGAGAAATCATTAAAGCCTGCAAAATAGTTTTCCTATCTTACCCAAAACCAACAAAAAAATAAAGAATAACATTCATATCGAATAGAATAAGAAATCGTAGGGAAGAGCCAAGACTTCCCTACGATTTCTTATTCTATTATTGTAATTACTTCCTGTAAGTCTTTTCGAGGAGGGCTGTTAAGCTCCTCTTTTTCTGGGAGACCTAAGGGCGTCATGGCGGCTAAGTAATAGCCTTCTTTTTCAAAGCCTAATGCGGTTTCAATCTCCCTAGCAGCATAATTAGGTCCGGTCATCCAACAGGTACCATAGCCTTTGGCGGCGGCAGCTAGTAATAAGTTCTCCATTGCAGCACCAATGTTTTGAATGCCTGGAGCAGACTTTAAAATCTCCTTGGCTTCTTCTATTTTACCGACTTGTTTTAAAAGATCATAAGAGCCAATAGAATAAGGGCCAGCAAAGACTAAAATAAGAACAGGGGCATCCTTAAAAAAGGTATGATAATGAAGGAACTTTAAAACCCCTTTTTTAAGCTTATCATCTTCAGTATAGTTGGCAATTTCATGGGTTTTATCTTCAATAATTTTTGCTAGTTCTTGGATTTTTTTCTTGTTTTTTAATACAACAAAATGCCAATTCTGCGTGTTTTTACCTGAGGGTGCGTAGGTGGCTGCTTTAAGAATTTCTAGGATATCCTCATGAGGCACATCTTGATTCTTAAATTGTCGGACGCTATGTCTTTTATAGATAAATGCTAAGTTATCCATATACATACAACACCTCCTTGTCTTTAATATTAACAAAAAATTCCTTAACCTTCAATCTTTGTCTGTAATTTAAAGAAGAGATAATATCTCTTAGCAAATAATATTATCTCTTTTCTTAAGTTCTTTTAGGGATATTTGAAATTTTTGTTACTCTCTCGTAGTAGTTCTTTCTCTAAACAGTAAACTAATACAGTAGGCACCAGCGATTCCTACTAAGGTATATACAGCTCTACTCAATAAAGTAGCTTGACCACCAAACAAAGATGCTACTAAGTCAAACTGAAACAGCCCTATCAGTCCCCAATTTAATGCGCCTATAATTACCAAAATAAGAGCTAATCTATCCATATTAAACAACTCCTTATTAAACAAATTAACTTCAATATTTAGTATGGATTTTTTTAAAAGAATCATGCACTTTATTTAAAACGATAAAAGATGTTAAATGAAACAAAGTATAGTTTTCTAAAATTTGGATAAAATAACCTTCTAGATAGATAAGGAGGTTATTTTATGTTTAGAAAAAAGAGAAGATTCCCTTCAAAAGTAATTTTTTTCATTATAGCTTGTAGTTTTATTATAGTAGGGTTTTTTGCGGGATACTATAAATTCACACCTCCACAGGATGAAAAAATACCCTTTGCAGAAGAGAATAATATACAACGAAACGAGCGTATTGATAATGTTCAACAGCTAGAGGAAAGTGATGATGCGCCAGTAAACTATCATGAGGATAGCATTGAAGCAGAAACGCAAATAGTATATAAGACTTTTTATACTATCTGTGAAAACACCATGGAAGAAGTGATGACGCCGG
The sequence above is drawn from the Clostridium formicaceticum genome and encodes:
- a CDS encoding nitroreductase family protein, encoding MDNLAFIYKRHSVRQFKNQDVPHEDILEILKAATYAPSGKNTQNWHFVVLKNKKKIQELAKIIEDKTHEIANYTEDDKLKKGVLKFLHYHTFFKDAPVLILVFAGPYSIGSYDLLKQVGKIEEAKEILKSAPGIQNIGAAMENLLLAAAAKGYGTCWMTGPNYAAREIETALGFEKEGYYLAAMTPLGLPEKEELNSPPRKDLQEVITIIE
- a CDS encoding DUF378 domain-containing protein; translated protein: MDRLALILVIIGALNWGLIGLFQFDLVASLFGGQATLLSRAVYTLVGIAGAYCISLLFRERTTTRE
- a CDS encoding Coenzyme F420 hydrogenase/dehydrogenase, beta subunit C-terminal domain is translated as MERVYFKKENCCSCSACYNICPTQAIYMQPDEEGFLYPIIDQTLCVDCHSCVNVCPLICDGGYKEKTIPEFFVAKHKSEEVLMNSTSGGVFTAISDAILREDGVVYGADYDDEFRVLHKRAENYQQRNRMRISKYVQSNLEDIFQQIKKDLYNKRKVLFTGTPCQSAGLRGYMGDSPLIENLYLCDLICHSIPSPLIWEDYKRLLEKEYGGKLTSIQFRSKFIDWSRENSNKTFLFTTSHSQELHNDKRFYQLFFGEKTIMRPSCEKCRFTDIYRASDITIADYWGIEKYAPEWMDKKGVSVILINNKKGVYLLEKCSDELKYEKRPKEESLAEQQRLSEPVKFPESRKKFWEDYRKYGFAHIIEGLKD